In Bactrocera oleae isolate idBacOlea1 chromosome 5, idBacOlea1, whole genome shotgun sequence, a genomic segment contains:
- the Rip11 gene encoding rab11 family-interacting protein 1: MWSPTHIQVTVQRAKGLLTKGKNDTNNCFVTISLGKEKYQTSVKEKAEMNVSWNEECELKIPDQGNRAELVLTCLHRNNLGIDEFLGQATLPLNEMDVYDRPRSKWFKLESKPGKEKKNKERGELEARITFIVKSGSLTDLSKKEKHKSSIGQLASSVGGSLLSIGTIEKRKGIKKFAKSIGSKMHLHSKKKNKDGDDVSNFSGSFASIGTPNSSNGGSRRYGQRAGEADPGVISEDEDEFVFDNLSHKSSASSLNIRSSLQPPTQNFAPRNPSPLLNKVGGKLSSRRDLVEEDLAVDPELEELENDFSVRARTLPPPSKPPRTQQQLNDMIASSPKQKEPALDEWESKLYKQSLQIGSSDSLKRRSWEQSRVPLPTPNEEAEQKLSANDDENMIAEKKEEQSFVKPANGFSNVKKSQVNGESDSSISSSESEEDEKEIIPEPIKTEVKEVVAKRPQELIINPKPVAATQNISLLSPDEETKDFNELNASFAKFEQRNKSHLFDLDTDKKWHTQSFIQAESKVPSVPKAMPRNREREAELKRAEEEQELELKRQAEAQSKAAAEAEAAAAAKAAADAAAQTQTKRQRQAELEAATIAAEVERNRREAAEREERKRAAEDARLEEELRRNEQRLREEEEALQEELRQREEEKRREAKRREEDQRILNFAKRSTSLEEEQSPYSSTPEQSPSDIVSEKRERRLGKFKYLNKREKSEDNRSTPSPKANERIIIGHEKSTSHAERRSEISAALAKKYEGKSREELMLIANGMENEALLQRQRVKELEDYLDNLLLRVMETHPKILQNPYSRTTSAKSG; the protein is encoded by the exons TTCAACGAGCAAAAGGTTTGCTGACGAAAGGCAAAAATGACACCAACAACTGCTTTGTCACAATATCGTTGGGCAAAGAAAAGTATCAGACGTCGGTCAAAGAAAAGGCAGAGATGAACGTCAGTTGGAATGAGGAATGCGAACT TAAAATTCCCGACCAAGGCAATCGTGCTGAACTCGTTCTGACCTGTTTGCATCGCAATAATCTCGGCATAGATGAGTTTCTTGGCCAGGCCACATTGCCACTCAATGAAATGGATGTATACGATCGTCCGCGTTCCAAATGGTTCAAATTGGAGAGTAAACCCGGGAAGGAGAAAAAGAATAAAGAGCGCGGTGAGCTGGAAGCGCGCATAACCTTCATTGTCAAATCCGGCTCATTGACCGATCTGAGCAAGAAGGAAAAACACAAGTCTTCCATTGGCCAACTGGCCTCTTCCGTGGGTGGCAGTTTGCTCTCAATAGGCACAATAGAAAAGCGCAAAGGCATTAAGAAGTTCGCTAAATCGATTGGTTCGAAAATGCATTTGCACAGCAAGAAGAAGAACAAGGATGGCGATGATGTATCCAATTTCAGTGGATCATTTGCAAGCATTGGCACGCCGAACAGTTCGAATGGCGGAAGTCGTCGTTACGGGCAACGTGCTGGTGAAGCTGATCCCGGTGTGATCAGTGAGGACGAGGATGAATTTGTCTTTGACAATTTGTCACACAAAAGTTCAGCAAGTTCGTTGAATATACGGTCGAGTTTACAACCACCCACACAAAATTTTGCGCCACGTAATCCTTCACCGTTGCTGAACAAAGTTGGAGGTAAGCTATCATCTAGAAGAGATTTGGTGGAGGAGGATCTCGCCGTAGATCCCGAATTAGAGGAGTTAGAAAATGACTTCAGCGTCCGTGCACGAACACTGCCGCCGCCCTCGAAACCACCacgcacacaacaacaactcaacgACATGATAGCCTCGTCGCCGAAACAAAAGGAACCTGCCCTAGACGAATGGGAAtcgaaattatataaacaaagcTTACAGATTGGCAGTTCCGATTCATTGAAACGACGTTCTTGGGAGCAATCGCGTGTGCCCCTACCAACACCCAATGAAGAGGCCGAGCAGAAATTATCAGCAAATGATGATGAAAATATGATTGCAGAAAAGAAAGAAGAACAAAGTTTTGTGAAACCAGCAAATGGATTCTCTAATGTGAAAAAGTCACAAGTAAATGGCGAGAGCGATTCTTCAATATCGTCTTCAGAGTCCGAAGAGGACGAGAAAGAAATTATTCCTGAACCGATTAAAACCGAAGTCAAGGAAGTCGTTGCTAAAAGGCCACAAGAACTTATTATAAACCCTAAACCTGTGGCAGCTACACAAAATATTAGTTTACTTTCGCCAGATGAAGAGACAAAAGATTTCAATGAACTCAACGCTTCGTTTGCTAAATTCGAGCAACGCAATAAATCGCACTTATTTGATTTGGATACAGATAAGAAGTGGCACACACAGTCCTTCATACAGGCAGAATCTAAAGTGCCTTCTGTGCCAAAGGCCATGCCACGTAACCGTGAAAGGGAAGCGGAATTAAAGCGCGCTGAAGAAGAGCAAGAGCTCGAACTCAAACGTCAAGCTGAGGCGCAATCTAAAGCTGCAGCTGAAGCTGAAGCAGCGGCAGCTGCCAAAGCCGCTGCAGACGCCGCAGCTCAGACACAGACTAAGCGCCAGCGCCAAGCTGAACTTGAAGCGGCTACCATTGCCGCCGAGGTAGAACGTAATCGTCGCGAAGCTGCTGAGCGCGAAGAGCGAAAACGCGCCGCAGAAGATGCGCGTCTCGAGGAGGAGCTACGCAGAAATGAGCAGCGGTTGCGCGAAGAAGAGGAGGCTTTACAAGAGGAGTTGCGCCAGCGTGAAGAGGAGAAACGACGCGAAGCCAAGCGACGTGAGGAAGATCAACGCATATTGAACTTTGCCAAACGATCAACATCACTCGAAGAAGAACAAAGTCCTTACAGTAGCACGCCCGAGCAATCACCAAGTGACATTGTTAGTGAGAAACGCGAAAGGCGCTTGGGCAAATTCAAGTATCTGAATAAGCGAG AGAAAAGCGAAGATAATCGCTCCACACCAAGTCCAAAAGCCAACGAACGCATTATAATTGGACATGAGAAGTCCACATCACACGCGGAACGTCGCTCGGAGATATCCGCCGCACTGGCCAAAAAATACGAGGGCAAATCACGAGAG GAACTCATGCTGATCGCGAATGGTATGGAAAATGAAGCGTTGTTGCAACGTCAACGTGTCAAAGAACTGGAGGATTACCTGGATAATCTGTTGTTGCGCGTGATGGAGACACATCCAAAAATCTTACAGAATCCCTACTCACGAACGACATCGGCAAAGAG CGGCTGa